CCAACTGAGACGAGTACAGCTCTTCAGAAAACGACTTCATAAAATGAGTGAACAATTTGTCTAATTCATCAAAAAAACCGGTTATATCCTGGAATGGATCCCATTTTATCAGGTCAGCCATAGTGGTCACCCCTTTCCGTTAACATATTATGCAATTAACATAATATGTGTGCCACCTCAACTGAACCGGTAAGCACGAAAAGATGACCTTTACAAACCAAAAGCAGGCATTTCTATACATAATCAAGTAATTCCCGGAAGTCTTCCAGCCAGAAATCCGGACCGAGGTCCAGCAGTTCTCCCCTGTTATGAAGGCTCCACTTAACTGCAGCGCTTAATACACCCGCTTTCTGAGCACATCTGATGTCATAGGGGCTGTCCCCAACCATGACCACACCGTCTCCCGAAGGTATGCCCAGTTTATGAAGAGCTTTCAATATCGGATCAGGTTCAGGCTTGTGTTTTTGGGTATCCTCAAAAGCTACCAGTGTATCAATGAAGCTGTCAAGCTTGAACAACTTCAGGCCCCTTAAAGCCAGGCTGTTCAACTTGGAGGTGACAACAGCCATCGGGATATCATATCGTCTCAGCTTTTCAAGAGTATCGGAAACATGAGGAAATACTTTGACCATCTTATCATGTCTTTCAGCGCTGTACTCCCTATAAGTTATACACATTGCCTCGGCCTGGCCCGGGTCAATGTCTGCCATAATGTTTACAAGGGGCACCCCGAAATACCTGTAAAGTCCAGACCGCTCCATTTCATGGCCCAGGTGCACCCTTATAGTGTGCTGAAGTGATTCCAGCACGAGGTCATTAGTGTTTAGCAGAGTCCCGTCAAGGTCAAACAATATGCAGGCTGCCTTCAGTTTTTTGCTTTTCATCGGTCCCGACTCCTCCGTAAAAACCTCTTTTCTCTTATCCCGTACTGATTCCGTTATAATAATTATTAGTATAGCACCTTTACGATCCAGTGTACAACACTAAATCTCCGGGATAACCGTCTTAAGCATGCCTATATGGAATAGGCCGCCGAATTTGTCAGCGGCCTTGAAGGCAGGTATCTCTAAATCTTAATGGCAACAAAAACCGGTTTAGATGCATTTCCTGAATTATCGATAACGACAATCTTTACCTTGTAGCTGCCGGCGGGAGCATCCCCACCCTGGGCATCCTTCCCGTTCCATATGGCCGATACTTTTCCTTTTTGGACTTTAACATCGTCTTTCACCATAGCTATAAACCGGTCACTGCTGTCAATTACTTTAATGAATACCCGCACATCTTCCGAAACCCTGAAGGAGATCTCCCTGCCGCCGGTCTTCACTTCACTGACTACCGGCGCGACCCTTTCCAGGTATCGTGCAGTCAGGGCATAGGGCTGAACTGATGAATTGCCCAGATAGTCATAAGCCTTTATGAAGTAATATCCCTTTTGGAAAATATTAAAGGTGGCCACTTCCTCAATCCCGGTCATGGATTGGTCAACCCTGCCCAACAGTCTGCCGTCAGGGCCATAGGCCTCAAATACGCCATCGATATCCCCGGGAACATCAAGTGTCACTCCCAATACACCCGCATCAGGAATATAGACCTTATACCAGTCAATATCTTCTGTCCCCATAAAGGTTGGTTTTACTGCAACCCCACCGGTAAGCGCTGCGGCCTTGTCCCGGGTATCGTTGTTTTCCCAGGCATCAGGGGAAGCAGTAAATGGTTTAATAACAAATGAATACCTTTCCTCCGATCTGCCCTCAACAGACAAAATAGCAATATAGTACCTACCCGGCTTGGCAGGAGTAAACACCCCTGAATCAGGCTGACCCGCTGTCCCGCTATCTATTTCTGTCACCGGCATCAGTTCGGGTTCCGGCATCTCTCCGGTATCTGCTTCGTCTTCTTCAGCCGCAGCGGAATCACCGGGTTCAATTTCCTTCATTACAACCACAGCCGTATCCAACTCGTCCGGGGGTGTAACATAGACAAGAAATGGCTGGGGTTTGACCACATCAAAAACATAAAAATCCAGGTCGTCATCAGGGAAAATTGTCCCCTCCCGGACGACCCCCTGAACAACGGGGACTGCCATCAACGGCTCGTCATTCATTTCCTGATCCACAAAATTATACCGGCTGGATTCAACTTTAAATTGATAATTGTCCGCAGTCTGGTATCCCCAATTACTTACACTAATATAGTATTTGCCGGGCTTAACTTTGATGGCAAGAGAACCGCCCGCTTCAGAATCCCCTAAATATCCATAATCAGCGCTGCCATTGGAATACCCCAGCGCTTCTTCTTCCGGATCGCTGAACACATAAAGGCTGCACCATCCACCCTTTGGCTCCTGAAAATCAACTGAAAGCAATCCTGTTTCCGGGACATCAAATTCATACCAGTCTTCATCCTGTTCGCTGTGAAAGTTACCTGTGATTTCTTCCCCAAGAGCCACCTGGGCTGCCTGTTTCCAGGTGTCATTTCTTTCATAGCGATCCCTGGCAAAGCTGAACCCGGACACGGTTAGGCTGTAATTTGCATTCAGAGAAGCACCTCCGGTGTCATAGACCCTTAAGTAGTAAGTGCCGCTGCCTGATTCGGGAAGGATGATTACTCCTTCTTCACCCTCACCCTGACCGGCATTATTTATCAACTCATAATACCAGCTGCTGTAATAGTTCATATAGTCATCTTCATCATATTCACTGAAGTTATTCGAATTCTCCACTGCAACTGCCAGGTCAAGCCCATCAGGGACATCCACACTGATTTTATAAGCTTTACCGGTCAGTCTGACCTGGAACCAATCCTCATCCGCCTGGCCCCCAATGACCCCATTCACAGTTTTCCCCAATTCCAGCTTTTTTGCTTCCTCATACGTATTATTGGGTTCATTTGCATCTCTGATAAGGCCGGCATCAGCTAGAATTCTCGCTGTAACGGTATAATTCTCTTCAGACCAGCGGAAATGGTTGCCAAACACCTTAATATAGTAGTCGCCTTCCTCAAGGTCTGTAACCAGGCCGTAAACTGTCTCAGCTACCTTCAACGATGTTCCGTAAACCGCAAAAATATCAGTTTCCCATTCGGCGGAAGCTCCCTCAGCAATCGTATTGAAGGCAGATATTGCCTCTCCCGAAGAGTCGCAGACCTCAACACCGGGACTTACCTTGCCTGCCGGCAGAACCTCTACCTGCAAGTGGTTTCCTGCCGGAATAGTTATCTTAAACCAGTCCACATCGCCTCCGGTACCAATCTTTTCCAATACCGGCCGATCATTTTCCAGAATTACTGCATTTTCCATACTGTTGTTCGAATCCCCGCCAGTCTTAAATGTAGCTGCCAAAGCCCTGCCAATATCAATTCTCCCATGACCGAACTCAGGATCCCATCCGGGCTCCCCAAGATCAGCAGCGGTAACCTCAATAATCTGCCTGACATCTTCCGCTGTCAATCCCGGGTCCTTTGCCAGCAGCAGAGCCGCCAAGCCAGCAACCATCGGGGATGCCATCGATGTACCGCTCATTTCCGTATATGTGGAACCCTTATACGGGTCCCACACACTGCTGTATATGTCCTCACCCGGTGCGCACACATCAATCAGGGGTCCATAACTGGAAAATTCAGCAAGACTGCCTTCCCTGTCTGTGGCGGAGACAGAAATTACCTTGGATATTGCCGCCGGGTAGCTGATATCCTCTGAAGCCCAATTTCCGGCTGCGGCAACCATGACAACCCCTTTTCCGTAAGCATATTCAATAGCCTCATTCAAAACCTCAGAATGAAACCAGCTTCCAAAACTCATATTGATAACCCGGGCTCCATGATCGGCGGCCCATATGATCCCATCACTGATTGAAGTATCTGTGCCATCCCACCCGTCAAAAACCTTAACCGGCATAATCTTGACACCGGGTACTCCGGCCACGCCGGCCACACCTACACCATTATTAACAGCGGCCCCGGCAATCCCAGCCACATGAGTCCCGTGGCCTTCACTGTCCCTGGCGCTTTTAAGGGGGTTCACGGTATTGACTCCCCGGACCAGCCTGCCTTTCAGGTCGGGGTGGTTCACATCTACCCCTGAATCCAGTACAGCTATGATGACAGGAGCGCCGGTACCCCGGACCCCCCAACCATTTTCAGCATTAATCTGTTTCATGGCCCACTGCCTCCCATACTGGGAGTCATTAGGAGTACCAAAAAGCCTGTAGGTATAATTAGGCTGGGCATACTGCACTGTATTTTCCCTGCTCAGCTGCCGGGAAAGGGCAGCCACATTGGTATCTGCCGGCGTCTCTGCAACAACATAGCCTAACCTGGTATCCCGCCGGACCATTTTCAGTCCATATTTTTTTATTAGTGTAAACGCATCATCCAGGCGGCCGGTCTTAAATATAACCTCACCTTGGCGGTATACCGGTTCCGGCCCATACTGCCCCACGCCTGGTGAAACTGCAGTCATCCGCTGCGGCGTCCCGGAAGAGGCAGCAGTCATCTGCTGCGGCGCCCCGGCAGTGTGCTGTGATTCTCCGGCAGTATACTCCGATGCCCCGGCAGTTTGTGGGAGCATCATGGCGAAAATCAGCGTCAATACCGCCAGAAACCTTATTTTTTTGTGCTTTATCATGTATTGTTCCCTCCGTTTCGGTCATCCCATCCCCAGAGCCAACTGCCCGGATCAATGTCCAGCGCTGCCGGTTGAATAATAATTCCACATATTACCTGAAAAAACCTTCAGGGAATAAAAAATTACATATCGCAAACCCAGGTGCAAATTGATGACAGAGCATCACACAATAGCAGCCACCGGCTCAGCCGGTGGCTGCTATATCTCAGCTTGTTGCTTACACTTTACCCTCATCTTATTCTTATGCCCTCATCTCATCCATCAGTGAAAGCCAGTTATACAGATAAACCGGGGTAATAAAATTTTTCCGGGCATGTTCTTTCCCTCTTAGGCCCAAATCCCTGGCCAGACCGGGGTCCTTTAGAAGCCGCCGCAGACAGCCTGCCAATTCCTCTCCGTCTTTTGCCAGGAGCCCTGTCTGCTCATGAATGACCTGCTTTAGGATTCCACCTGCCGGAGCGGCCACAACCGATTTACCCTTCCACAGCGCTTCGGTAACCGTAAGACCAAACCCCTCCCTGATAGAGTTCTGCACAATAATGTCACTGGACCTTTGGAGGACATTTATCTCCAGGTGGCTGGTGGGAGATAAATTCAAAATCCTGATATCGGGGTCGTTATCGACCTTTGCCAAAAGCTCGGCAAGTACCTCCAGGCCTTCGGGGTCATCATCGGCAGCGCCCCCGGCAAGAATCAGGTAACTGGGGATATCAGCCCTTACCTGCCGAAAGGCATCGACAACACCGAAAGGATTTTTCAACCTGTCAAAACGGGAAACCTGCAGGATTACCGGCTTATCATGGGGAAAATCAAGCTCCTGAAGCACCCTGTCTCGTTCGGCAGCAGTAACTTCCCTGTTCTTGTCACTTAAGGGGTCAATGGCAGGAGGCAGGAAAAACTGCCGGCTGCCCAGATTTTTAGCATATTCGGCCATATGGTAGATGGCGGCATCACACCTGGCGGCATAATGGCTCAAAAATCCCCAGAGCCTGGCATCTACATTGACAGGGTCAATATGGCAGTACCAGACCCACCTGCCTCTGTGGTCAGCCTTGCGGTCAGTCAGACCCAAGGGCTGCTGGTCATGAATTACTACATAATCGGCATTCCGGTCAACTACATCAAGATTGGCCGCAGCAGTAAGGCGGTAAATTTCCTTCATTTTCTCACTGAAATCAATCTTTTCACCATGAAAGGCATTGTGAAAAGCTTTGGTAACCCCAAAAAATTCTTCACCCGCACTTATGATGTCCCACTTTGCCCGAAGACCAATAGAACGCATGATAGGAGTCAGGCTTTGTAAAATCTCAGCCACGCCGCCGCCAATAAATGTGGAATTAATATGCTGAATGGCGGCTCCCCTTAACCCGGTTGACAGTTTATCTATCCGGTCCAGCAGTTCTTCATCAGCAAAAGAGGCATAGTCATTAAGTGAAATATTCCGTTCAACACCTGCTTTTATAACCAAGTAGTTCAACTCCCTGCTGCTAATTTTTCTAAAAGTCTGATTACATCTTCCGGTTGAGGCAATCTTAACGATGCTGCCGAGAACCTTCCGGATGCTGCCAAAGTCCTTCGCGACACCAACACACCGGTTCCCCGCTCTGCCACTGCCGCAAAAGCATCCTCATCAGTTGTATCATCACCAAAATATACGGGATAGTGTTCCGGGTAAAGGTCCATTAAGTATTTTACCGCCATTCCCTTGTTAATATAACAGGGACGTATCTCCAGAACCTTCTTCCCGGCTATTGTTTCAAGGCCTGAACCCGCCATTAAAGGACAGGCTGTCTTAATAAAGCTCCCCAGAATTTCCGGGACCGCCCCGGCTGCAGCCTGCCCCGAAATTGCGGCCTCCCGGTAATGCAAGGCCAGGGCAATACCCTTATGTTCAATTAAAAACCCTTCTTTACCGCCAATGCACCCTGAGGCAAGTTCCGCTAACCGGTCAATAACCGGCTGCAGCCTGTCCGGGTTAACCCTTTCAAACCGTTCTCCATTGGGATTCCGGAATTGGGCCCCATGACAGCCGATCAGGTGAATCCCGGATACTGGAATTATTTTCTCCAGGTCTTCCAGGCTGCGCCCGCTTATCACAGCGAAAGCGATAGTTTCCAGCTCCCTGAGCCTGTCAACAGCGGCCACAACTTCAGAACCCGGTATTGCCAGTTCCGGTCTTTCCCTGATGGATACCAGAGTCCCGTCATAATCTGTCATTACCAGGACTTGCGGCTTGGCAGTTATTATTTCCGCCAAGACATCTCCGCTGCCGATGGTCAAAGGTAAACTGCTCATAACACAGCTCCCCGGGTCAGCATCCCGCCAATTGAGCTGTCTGGGGGTGGTTCCCCAACTGTTTCCGAATCAATAAGCCAATTTTGTTGAATCTTCTGCCACCACCAGTTAATATCCTCTTCCCTGACTGACCTGGCCAATGCCAGCATACGGCGTTTCTTTTCCGTCACATCCAGTTCGATACCCGCAACAATCTGGTTTGCCATTTCCCGCAGGTTATAAGGATTCGCCGTTAGAGCTTCGGTTAACTGCACCGCTGCTCCGGCAAAGGGGCTTAAAATCAGAACCCCGCCGCCGCCGGATTTTACGGCCACATATTCCTTGGCAACCAGATTCAGACCGTCTTTTAGCGGAGTAACCACAGCCATATCTGCGGCCAGGTAATGGGCTGCCAGGTCTTCCCTGCTCAATGGTTTAAACAGATACCTGATAGGCACATGAAAGTTCTTGGTATATTTGCCGTTGATTCGGCCTACAATTTCCTCTATCTGTCTCCTGAGCCTGCGATATGCGGCAACATCTGTCCTGCTGGGGACCGCGATCTGAACAAAGGTAAGTTTACCTTTATACTCAGGCCGGCTCTCCAGAAGATACTCTAAAGCCTGCAGCCGTTCCGGAATACCCTTGGTATAATCCAGGCGATCAACACTGATGATCACATAATCACCGCCAATACTGCTTCTGATTCCGGCAGCCTTCCTGATGACTCCGGGTTGGGCAGCAAGATTCTCAAACTCCCGGCAGTCAATGCCGATGGGAACCGCCCCCACTCTGACAATCCGCTCCGGGCCAAAGATAAGGCCTCTGGCGAAATCTATAGCGACGCCATAGATTTCCCGGACGCTCAGCAAAAAATTACGCACATAGCCTTCCGTATGAAATCCGATAAATTCACAATTCAACAAACCCTTAATAATTTCTTTGGCCCATGGCAGTACCGTAAATATCTCCGGCGGAGGAAAAGGAATATGCCAGAAGACGGAAACCCTGGCCCCGGGCCTTTGACGGCAGATATACCCTGGAAGCAGCGCCAGGTGAAAATCCTGGACCCAAATCATGTCCCCTGGGCCTGTCGTCTGTAAAACAACTTCAGCAAACTTGCGGTTAACCCGGCGGTAAGACCCCCACATTTCTTCATCAAAGACAGACTTTTCAATAAAATTATGGCATAAAGGCCAGAGGCAGCCATTGCACATACCTTCGTAATACCCTGCAGTTTCAGGTTCGGTGAGCATTACCTCATGAAAAAGCCACTTATCCGTCTTCTGCAAGGTAAGTGACCTGCCCAGAGTTTCTTCTTCAGTGCCGTATCTCCCGCCCCAGGCAACCCATCTGCCATGAATCTGTTCGATAACCGGCTGGATAGCTGACACCAATCCACTTACCGATGGTGTTGCCTGAATACCCCTGGCCGTTTTCCTGAAGGTGTACGGCCCTCTGTTGGATACTACTGTCAGACCGCCTCTGGGATTAAGTTTAAGAGGTTTCAATAAATCCAACGATTTTACACCTCCTTTTCAAAAATTACCTTAGCCATCCCTTCTGTGCCAATAACACTGGTGTATGTCTGGTCCTCCCTCCTGGCAAACTCCAGGCTGACCGCGCCGTTCCCGACCCTGATGTTTTCCAGGCGCAGTATTTTCAGTGACCGCGGCAGATACGGGCTGCGCACGTAAAACTCGTTCCCGCGGCACTGGAGACCCAGAATTGACCTTAGCAGCAGGAACACACTGCCCACAGACCATGCCTGGGGGTCGCATGCTATAGGATACCTCACAGGACCGACCTTCCCCGCTCTGGTAAAGCCGCAGAAAAGTTCCGGGAGCCGCATATGGTCAAAGAATTGAGCTGCCTCAAAAAGAGTGTCAGTAAGCAGCCTGAGCTCTTTAAGCGCTCCGGACTGTCTCATCCCATAGCCGATAATGGAGTTATCATGCGGCCAGACAGAACCGTTGTGGTAACTCATAGGGTTATAGGGGGCTTCATCTGCACTCATTGTCCGGATGCCCCACCCTGAAAACATATCCGGTTCCATCAGGCGTTCTATTACCTTAACCGCCAAACCATCAGGAAGAATGCCTGTAAACAGGCAGTGGCCCGGGTTCGAAACAATAGTGGTCAAAGGCTTCTTATACCCATCCAGGGCGTAAACGGCGAATCCGGTCTCATCCGTCCAGAAATCATATACAAAACGTGACCGCAGCCGGTCTGCCCTTTCCCTGAGGTCAGCTGCCTTCAGGATGCTGCCGCTCATCTGGTATAGCTCGGCTGCATCCAGTAAAGCCCGGTAATAATAAGCCTGAACCTCAATAAGAGCAATCGGACCTTCCG
The nucleotide sequence above comes from Phosphitispora fastidiosa. Encoded proteins:
- a CDS encoding HAD-IA family hydrolase, with the protein product MKSKKLKAACILFDLDGTLLNTNDLVLESLQHTIRVHLGHEMERSGLYRYFGVPLVNIMADIDPGQAEAMCITYREYSAERHDKMVKVFPHVSDTLEKLRRYDIPMAVVTSKLNSLALRGLKLFKLDSFIDTLVAFEDTQKHKPEPDPILKALHKLGIPSGDGVVMVGDSPYDIRCAQKAGVLSAAVKWSLHNRGELLDLGPDFWLEDFRELLDYV
- a CDS encoding S8 family serine peptidase is translated as MIKHKKIRFLAVLTLIFAMMLPQTAGASEYTAGESQHTAGAPQQMTAASSGTPQRMTAVSPGVGQYGPEPVYRQGEVIFKTGRLDDAFTLIKKYGLKMVRRDTRLGYVVAETPADTNVAALSRQLSRENTVQYAQPNYTYRLFGTPNDSQYGRQWAMKQINAENGWGVRGTGAPVIIAVLDSGVDVNHPDLKGRLVRGVNTVNPLKSARDSEGHGTHVAGIAGAAVNNGVGVAGVAGVPGVKIMPVKVFDGWDGTDTSISDGIIWAADHGARVINMSFGSWFHSEVLNEAIEYAYGKGVVMVAAAGNWASEDISYPAAISKVISVSATDREGSLAEFSSYGPLIDVCAPGEDIYSSVWDPYKGSTYTEMSGTSMASPMVAGLAALLLAKDPGLTAEDVRQIIEVTAADLGEPGWDPEFGHGRIDIGRALAATFKTGGDSNNSMENAVILENDRPVLEKIGTGGDVDWFKITIPAGNHLQVEVLPAGKVSPGVEVCDSSGEAISAFNTIAEGASAEWETDIFAVYGTSLKVAETVYGLVTDLEEGDYYIKVFGNHFRWSEENYTVTARILADAGLIRDANEPNNTYEEAKKLELGKTVNGVIGGQADEDWFQVRLTGKAYKISVDVPDGLDLAVAVENSNNFSEYDEDDYMNYYSSWYYELINNAGQGEGEEGVIILPESGSGTYYLRVYDTGGASLNANYSLTVSGFSFARDRYERNDTWKQAAQVALGEEITGNFHSEQDEDWYEFDVPETGLLSVDFQEPKGGWCSLYVFSDPEEEALGYSNGSADYGYLGDSEAGGSLAIKVKPGKYYISVSNWGYQTADNYQFKVESSRYNFVDQEMNDEPLMAVPVVQGVVREGTIFPDDDLDFYVFDVVKPQPFLVYVTPPDELDTAVVVMKEIEPGDSAAAEEDEADTGEMPEPELMPVTEIDSGTAGQPDSGVFTPAKPGRYYIAILSVEGRSEERYSFVIKPFTASPDAWENNDTRDKAAALTGGVAVKPTFMGTEDIDWYKVYIPDAGVLGVTLDVPGDIDGVFEAYGPDGRLLGRVDQSMTGIEEVATFNIFQKGYYFIKAYDYLGNSSVQPYALTARYLERVAPVVSEVKTGGREISFRVSEDVRVFIKVIDSSDRFIAMVKDDVKVQKGKVSAIWNGKDAQGGDAPAGSYKVKIVVIDNSGNASKPVFVAIKI
- a CDS encoding glycosyltransferase, which gives rise to MVIKAGVERNISLNDYASFADEELLDRIDKLSTGLRGAAIQHINSTFIGGGVAEILQSLTPIMRSIGLRAKWDIISAGEEFFGVTKAFHNAFHGEKIDFSEKMKEIYRLTAAANLDVVDRNADYVVIHDQQPLGLTDRKADHRGRWVWYCHIDPVNVDARLWGFLSHYAARCDAAIYHMAEYAKNLGSRQFFLPPAIDPLSDKNREVTAAERDRVLQELDFPHDKPVILQVSRFDRLKNPFGVVDAFRQVRADIPSYLILAGGAADDDPEGLEVLAELLAKVDNDPDIRILNLSPTSHLEINVLQRSSDIIVQNSIREGFGLTVTEALWKGKSVVAAPAGGILKQVIHEQTGLLAKDGEELAGCLRRLLKDPGLARDLGLRGKEHARKNFITPVYLYNWLSLMDEMRA
- the otsB gene encoding trehalose-phosphatase, producing the protein MSSLPLTIGSGDVLAEIITAKPQVLVMTDYDGTLVSIRERPELAIPGSEVVAAVDRLRELETIAFAVISGRSLEDLEKIIPVSGIHLIGCHGAQFRNPNGERFERVNPDRLQPVIDRLAELASGCIGGKEGFLIEHKGIALALHYREAAISGQAAAGAVPEILGSFIKTACPLMAGSGLETIAGKKVLEIRPCYINKGMAVKYLMDLYPEHYPVYFGDDTTDEDAFAAVAERGTGVLVSRRTLAASGRFSAASLRLPQPEDVIRLLEKLAAGS
- a CDS encoding alpha,alpha-trehalose-phosphate synthase (UDP-forming); translated protein: MDLLKPLKLNPRGGLTVVSNRGPYTFRKTARGIQATPSVSGLVSAIQPVIEQIHGRWVAWGGRYGTEEETLGRSLTLQKTDKWLFHEVMLTEPETAGYYEGMCNGCLWPLCHNFIEKSVFDEEMWGSYRRVNRKFAEVVLQTTGPGDMIWVQDFHLALLPGYICRQRPGARVSVFWHIPFPPPEIFTVLPWAKEIIKGLLNCEFIGFHTEGYVRNFLLSVREIYGVAIDFARGLIFGPERIVRVGAVPIGIDCREFENLAAQPGVIRKAAGIRSSIGGDYVIISVDRLDYTKGIPERLQALEYLLESRPEYKGKLTFVQIAVPSRTDVAAYRRLRRQIEEIVGRINGKYTKNFHVPIRYLFKPLSREDLAAHYLAADMAVVTPLKDGLNLVAKEYVAVKSGGGGVLILSPFAGAAVQLTEALTANPYNLREMANQIVAGIELDVTEKKRRMLALARSVREEDINWWWQKIQQNWLIDSETVGEPPPDSSIGGMLTRGAVL